A single region of the Halopiger xanaduensis SH-6 genome encodes:
- a CDS encoding DUF4238 domain-containing protein: MRDEKVSQHYVPRLHLRRFSTDPDENSVYCYDKQNKRSFPTGVDSTAAEDFFYDGKTELVPEMENFLENLEGRVGTPYEKIVDNQSISCLTEAEKVTIALFLGVQMVRTRGSRSSMRGMVEGIEESIGRENMPEEFKTELDEMKDEESLRELQNNLIKDASSDFANIIAALDWHLFLNETDLPYYTSDFPAVRHNELDFGPYGNLGLRNRGVQIYFPLTPWMLLLIVEPSVYPDLPEVSNTTDRENVVFQRDLQVQRSNRFVYSCRDDFDQAERRIEATPEVAEPLSERANVE; encoded by the coding sequence ATGAGGGACGAGAAGGTCTCCCAGCACTACGTACCCCGCCTTCACCTTCGGAGATTCTCGACCGATCCCGACGAGAACTCTGTCTACTGCTACGACAAGCAGAATAAGCGGAGTTTCCCAACCGGTGTCGACAGTACCGCAGCCGAGGACTTCTTCTACGACGGAAAGACCGAGCTGGTTCCAGAGATGGAGAACTTCTTGGAGAATTTGGAAGGACGCGTCGGCACTCCGTACGAGAAGATAGTCGACAACCAATCGATCTCTTGTCTTACCGAGGCAGAGAAAGTAACCATCGCCCTTTTTCTTGGAGTGCAGATGGTCAGAACACGAGGGTCGAGGTCGTCGATGCGAGGTATGGTTGAAGGTATCGAGGAGAGTATCGGACGAGAGAACATGCCGGAAGAGTTCAAGACGGAACTCGATGAGATGAAGGACGAGGAATCGTTGAGAGAGTTGCAGAACAACCTGATCAAGGACGCCAGTAGCGACTTCGCGAATATAATCGCGGCATTAGATTGGCACCTCTTCCTGAACGAAACCGATCTACCATACTACACCTCCGATTTCCCCGCAGTCAGGCATAATGAACTGGACTTCGGGCCCTACGGAAATCTTGGGTTGCGGAATCGAGGTGTACAAATCTACTTCCCCTTGACTCCGTGGATGCTTCTGTTGATCGTAGAGCCTAGTGTGTACCCTGACCTGCCGGAAGTGTCGAACACCACTGACCGAGAAAATGTGGTTTTCCAGCGTGATCTGCAAGTTCAGCGGTCAAACCGTTTCGTGTACTCTTGCCGGGACGATTTTGATCAGGCGGAAAGACGAATTGAAGCCACTCCAGAGGTAGCGGAGCCCCTTTCGGAGAGAGCAAACGTCGAGTAG